A single Cottoperca gobio chromosome 3, fCotGob3.1, whole genome shotgun sequence DNA region contains:
- the LOC115006471 gene encoding uncharacterized protein LOC115006471 isoform X2: MPGMCSVPGCKGYKKARSRGVVFHSLPTRDSERCRKWLKAIQSPKFDESTPVSKYGNIRVCSQHFKLEDYEPDIQAELMKTTPRKILKSNVIPTIFTGRQQDDLSSSVPAEDQSRTQAKSPSTPATASTSVISDSSVLRWASMSTSIASGAPTTSSQPPPPAQLSEGLCSVASAAFCRETELNSTATSKSDENAEESSQSKTIVNDSCLMELFKKCQTCGQPITKKKVSHCGAQKKVRWSCLGGHRGTWMSSPHLWEAFPEIHLLATLSVLFSGGTFTHFKKWAKHLHLNFMGHETFLEIQKAYLNPEMQQSNRTEKEGIFAKGVHQLPDGTVLHISDPLKKIKSKSQRREKGALSSRSSYENRSSILMSSTGTCMHEPTALSILGRVSASERGKQHPLDDVEHQSETTHMASEVDCLQDRSDLDSDLENVIETAELSSPGADNGCDEDVYVPTIPQRSTISELLLECVEEELEPWQKHTLHVNVKEEDDVGELSDDKTDIKPEPSSLQGWSSVEGVVYTSEVHQISNKPVPVSSVLSPEVYSTSTNHLQSDNSQTLSVPFSLPCFTVLKVESTGTSNKH; this comes from the exons ATGCCGGGGATGTGCTCTGTGCCGGGCTGTAAGGGCTACAAGAAGGCGAGGTCCCGGGGAGTCGTCTTCCACTCTCTGCCTACAAGAGACTCGGAGCGATGCAGAAAGTGGTTAAAGGCCATACAGAGCCCCAAATTTGATGAAAGCACACCCGTAAGTAAATACGGCAATATAAGAGTCTGCAGCCAGCATTTCAAACTGGAAGATTACGAACCGGACATACAAGCAGAACTTATGAAAACAACGCCCCGAAAGATCCTCAAGTCCAACGTTATTCCAACTATTTTTACTGGAAGACAGCAAGACGACCTCAGCTCATCTGTGCCAGCAGAGGACCAGAGCCGCACACAG gCGAAGTCTCCCAGTACACCTGCTACAGCCTCTACCTCAGTGATTTCAGATTCCAGCGTGTTGCGATGGGCCTCTATGTCAACTTCA ATTGCCTCAGGAGCTCCAACCACCTCATCCCAGCCCCCTCCTCCAGCTCAACTCAGTGAAGGTTTGTGCAGTGTTGCATCTGCTGCATTCTGCCGAGAGACTGAGTTAAACTCGACCGCAACATCAAAATCGGACGAGAACGCGGAAGAGTCGAGTCAGTCGAAGACTATTGTGAATGACAGCTGTTTGATGGAGCTGTTTAAGAAGTGTCAGACATGTGGACAGCCCATTACCAAAAAGAAGGTGTCTCACTGCGGTGCACAGAAGAAGGTAAGATGGAGCTGCCTTGGCGGACACAGGGGCACATGGATGTCATCACCTCACCTTTGGGAAGCGTTTCCTGAAATCCACCTCCTCGCAACTCTCTCCGTTCTTTTTTCTGGAGGAACTtttacacactttaaaaaatggGCCAAACATCTGCATCTGAATTTCATGGGGCATGAAACCTTTTTAGAAATCCAAAAGGCATACCTCAACCCAGAAatgcaacaatcaaacaggacTGAAAAAGAAGGGATCTTTGCAAAGGGCGTCCACCAACTGCCTGATGGCACTGTTCTTCACATTTCAG ATCCTCTGAAGAAAATTAAGTCCAAgtcacagagaagagagaagggagcTCTATCGTCAAGGTCCAG ttaTGAAAATAGATCCTCGATATTGATGAGCTCTACTGGAACGTGTATGCATGAGCCAACTGCACTATCAATTCTTGGGCGTGTATCTGCCTCTGAAAG AGGTAAACAGCACCCGCTGGATGATGTTGAACATCAGAGTGAAACCACACATATGGCGTCAGAGGTGGACTGTCTCCAGGACAG ATCTGACTTGGATAGTGATTTGGAAAATGTCATAGAAACAGCTGAGCTGAGTTCTCCTGGAGCTGATAACGGCTGTGATGAAGATGTCTACGTACCAACCATTCCTCAGAG GTCCACAATATCTGAGCTTTTACTGGAATGTGTAGAAGAGGAGCTGGAGCCGTGGCAGAAACACACTTTACATGTTAACGTGAAAGAAGAGGATGATGTTGGAGAGTTGA GTGATGACAAAACGGACATTAAGCCAGAGCCTTCATCTCTTCAGGGCTGGTCATCTGTTGAAGGTGTTGTCTACACTTCTGAGGTGCATCAAATCAGCAACAAGCCCGTGCCTGTATCCAGTGTCCTGAGTCCTGAAGTATATTCAACATCAACCAATCATCTGCAGTCAGACAACTCACAGACCCTCTCTGTACCTTTTTCTCTGCCGTGCTTTACCGTACTTAAAGTTGAATCAACTGGCACATCAAACAAACATTAG
- the LOC115006471 gene encoding uncharacterized protein LOC115006471 isoform X1, producing the protein MPGMCSVPGCKGYKKARSRGVVFHSLPTRDSERCRKWLKAIQSPKFDESTPVSKYGNIRVCSQHFKLEDYEPDIQAELMKTTPRKILKSNVIPTIFTGRQQDDLSSSVPAEDQSRTQAKSPSTPATASTSVISDSSVLRWASMSTSIASGAPTTSSQPPPPAQLSEGLCSVASAAFCRETELNSTATSKSDENAEESSQSKTIVNDSCLMELFKKCQTCGQPITKKKVSHCGAQKKVRWSCLGGHRGTWMSSPHLWEAFPEIHLLATLSVLFSGGTFTHFKKWAKHLHLNFMGHETFLEIQKAYLNPEMQQSNRTEKEGIFAKGVHQLPDGTVLHISDPLKKIKSKSQRREKGALSSRSSYENRSSILMSSTGTCMHEPTALSILGRVSASERGKQHPLDDVEHQSETTHMASEVDCLQDSFEMEVTIDDDDCSVNRLSDLDSDLENVIETAELSSPGADNGCDEDVYVPTIPQRSTISELLLECVEEELEPWQKHTLHVNVKEEDDVGELSDDKTDIKPEPSSLQGWSSVEGVVYTSEVHQISNKPVPVSSVLSPEVYSTSTNHLQSDNSQTLSVPFSLPCFTVLKVESTGTSNKH; encoded by the exons ATGCCGGGGATGTGCTCTGTGCCGGGCTGTAAGGGCTACAAGAAGGCGAGGTCCCGGGGAGTCGTCTTCCACTCTCTGCCTACAAGAGACTCGGAGCGATGCAGAAAGTGGTTAAAGGCCATACAGAGCCCCAAATTTGATGAAAGCACACCCGTAAGTAAATACGGCAATATAAGAGTCTGCAGCCAGCATTTCAAACTGGAAGATTACGAACCGGACATACAAGCAGAACTTATGAAAACAACGCCCCGAAAGATCCTCAAGTCCAACGTTATTCCAACTATTTTTACTGGAAGACAGCAAGACGACCTCAGCTCATCTGTGCCAGCAGAGGACCAGAGCCGCACACAG gCGAAGTCTCCCAGTACACCTGCTACAGCCTCTACCTCAGTGATTTCAGATTCCAGCGTGTTGCGATGGGCCTCTATGTCAACTTCA ATTGCCTCAGGAGCTCCAACCACCTCATCCCAGCCCCCTCCTCCAGCTCAACTCAGTGAAGGTTTGTGCAGTGTTGCATCTGCTGCATTCTGCCGAGAGACTGAGTTAAACTCGACCGCAACATCAAAATCGGACGAGAACGCGGAAGAGTCGAGTCAGTCGAAGACTATTGTGAATGACAGCTGTTTGATGGAGCTGTTTAAGAAGTGTCAGACATGTGGACAGCCCATTACCAAAAAGAAGGTGTCTCACTGCGGTGCACAGAAGAAGGTAAGATGGAGCTGCCTTGGCGGACACAGGGGCACATGGATGTCATCACCTCACCTTTGGGAAGCGTTTCCTGAAATCCACCTCCTCGCAACTCTCTCCGTTCTTTTTTCTGGAGGAACTtttacacactttaaaaaatggGCCAAACATCTGCATCTGAATTTCATGGGGCATGAAACCTTTTTAGAAATCCAAAAGGCATACCTCAACCCAGAAatgcaacaatcaaacaggacTGAAAAAGAAGGGATCTTTGCAAAGGGCGTCCACCAACTGCCTGATGGCACTGTTCTTCACATTTCAG ATCCTCTGAAGAAAATTAAGTCCAAgtcacagagaagagagaagggagcTCTATCGTCAAGGTCCAG ttaTGAAAATAGATCCTCGATATTGATGAGCTCTACTGGAACGTGTATGCATGAGCCAACTGCACTATCAATTCTTGGGCGTGTATCTGCCTCTGAAAG AGGTAAACAGCACCCGCTGGATGATGTTGAACATCAGAGTGAAACCACACATATGGCGTCAGAGGTGGACTGTCTCCAGGACAG TTTTGAGATGGAGGTCACCATTGACGACGATGACTGCAGTGTGAACAGACT ATCTGACTTGGATAGTGATTTGGAAAATGTCATAGAAACAGCTGAGCTGAGTTCTCCTGGAGCTGATAACGGCTGTGATGAAGATGTCTACGTACCAACCATTCCTCAGAG GTCCACAATATCTGAGCTTTTACTGGAATGTGTAGAAGAGGAGCTGGAGCCGTGGCAGAAACACACTTTACATGTTAACGTGAAAGAAGAGGATGATGTTGGAGAGTTGA GTGATGACAAAACGGACATTAAGCCAGAGCCTTCATCTCTTCAGGGCTGGTCATCTGTTGAAGGTGTTGTCTACACTTCTGAGGTGCATCAAATCAGCAACAAGCCCGTGCCTGTATCCAGTGTCCTGAGTCCTGAAGTATATTCAACATCAACCAATCATCTGCAGTCAGACAACTCACAGACCCTCTCTGTACCTTTTTCTCTGCCGTGCTTTACCGTACTTAAAGTTGAATCAACTGGCACATCAAACAAACATTAG